The stretch of DNA GGCCATCCGGTTGGATGTACCGCTCTTCGGATCATAGTATCCCTGTATTATGAATTAGAAAGATTAAATTTGACTGTGGGTGGAGCTTCCTTATGTGTTGGTGGTGGACCGGCTATGGCTTCACTGTGGACCAGAGATATATAAATTTGAAAAATTGCATCTATTCTAATGATAACATTTTTTAAGGGGGAACAATAATGGATTTCTTACTAACTGAAGAACAAGAAACTATGAGACGCATGGCCCGTAAATTTGCGGAGCAGGAAATTATGCCGGTAGCTCAAGAGTATGACGAAAAAAATCAGTTTCCTTATGACTTAATTCCCAAATTGCATGAAACCGGGCTTTTAACCGTTGGGGTTCCTGAAGAGTACGACGGACCCGGCTTGGACACAGTTGGACAGGCAGTAGTTATGGAAGAGCTGTCCAGGGGTTGTGCCGGTGTAGCTACAACTGTTGCAGCATCTTGTCTGTTGGCAGCTGACCCGGTAGTGATTGCCGGAAATCACAAGCAAAAAGAACGTTTCTTTAATGTACTCAATGAAGGAAAATTGGCTGCTTTTTGTCTTACCGAACCCGGTGCCGGGTCCGATGTTGCTGCTTTAAAAACCACAGCTAAACTTGAAGGCGACGAGTATGTAATTAACGGTTCCAAATGCTTTATAACTAACGGTGGCGTAGCTGATATCTTTACTGTTTGTGCTTCGGTGGACCGGAGTAAAGGTCATAAGGGTTTATGCTTTTTCATCGTTGAAAAAGATCGCCCCGGTGTATCTGTTGGTAAGAAGGAAAATAAACTGGGTATTCGCTCTTCCAGTACCACTGATGTAATTTTTGAAGATGTACGTATTCCGAAGGAAAACCTGCTGGGTAAAGAGGGCGACGGTTTTAAAATTGCCATGAAAGCACTCGATATGTCTCGTCCCATGGTTGCCGCCCTGGCCGTAGGTGTGGCCCAAGCAGCTTTTGAATATGCTTCAAACTATGCCAAGGAGAGAGTAGCGTTTGGAAAACCAATAGCAGCTCTACAGGGTATCCAGTTTATGCTGGCAGAAATGGCGATGGAAATTGAAGCAGCCCGCCTGTTAATATACAAAGCTTGTTGGTTAAGAGATGCCGGTATGCCTTATAGCGCTGCTTCCTCACTTGCTAAAGGTTATGCCGGTGATATGGCCATGAAAGTTACCACGGATGCTGTACAGATTCTGGGCGGTTATGGGTACATTAAAGAATATCCGGTAGAAAAATACATGCGTGACGCTAAGATAATGCAGATTTATGAAGGTACCAGCCAGGTGCAAAGGGTAGTTATAGCAGCTAATGTATTGAAATAGTTAAAGTTATACACTAAATATCATGGCTGGCATATTGTCGGCCATGACACAACTAAATTGTTTTCCTAAAGGTGGGAATAGTAGTGGTATCCTTTACCGAAATATATAAAAGTAAACTTGTTTCATCCCGGGAAGCAGTTAGTGTTATCAAGTCCGGCGATTGGGTAGATTACAATTCATTTAATGGGAGACCCATTAGTTTGGACAAAGCTTTGGCGCAAAGAAAAGAAGAGTTAAGGGATGTGAAGATACGTGCTACCTGTACAACTTACGGAATGCCCGAGGTTGTCAAGGTGGATCCGGAAGCACAACACTTTACTTATAATAACTGGCATTTCGGTGCTCTGGATCGAAAACTGCAGGACCATGGTGTATGCTGGTTTATACCTGTTCTGTATAGGGAAGTACCGGCTTATTATGAAATATACCTCCCGGTTGATGTGGCTATGCTGCAGGTAGCACCGATGGATGAACACGGGTTTTTTAACTTTGGGATCCAGGTATCTCATGCCCGGGCCATTGTAGATAAGGCTAAGATTGTTATTGTGGAAGTAAATGAAAATATGCCCCGGGCTCTGGGTGGGTATAATGAAGCTATTCACATTTCTGAGGTTAATTATATAGTAGAAGGCGATAATCCTCCTATGCCGCAAATTCCCTCGCCTGCCGCTACTGAAGAGGACCGGAAAATAGCTTCGTATGTAATGGAAGAAATAGAGGATGGGGCTTGCATTCAGTTGGGTATCGGTGCTATGCCCAATGTAGTTGGTAAAATGCTGGCCGAATCAGACTTGAAAGACTTGGGTGCACATACAGAAATGTTGGTAGATGCATATGTGGATATGTATGAGGCAGGTGTGTTAACCGGGCGGAATAAAAATATCGACCCTTATAAAATAGTATATACTTTTGCCTTGGGTACACAGAAATTATATGACTTTATTAATAATAATTCCAGGTGTGCTACTTACTCGGTAGATTATACTAATCATCCCAATATAATTGCCAAGAATGATAAAGTAATGTCTATTAATAACGCTGTAGAAGTAGATTTATTTGGTCAAGTTAATGCAGAAACATCAGGTATCAGGCAGATTAGTGGTACAGGCGGGCAGCTTGATTTTGTAACCGGTGCCTTTGATTCCAGAGGGGGGAAGAGTTTTATCGCCCTTACCTCTACCTATAAAGATGAAAATGGTAAAAAGTATTCTCGAATTAAACCTCTTTTAACTACAGGCTCTATTGTTACTGATCCAAGAACATCAGTTGAATATATGGTTACTGAATACGGTAAAGCTATTCTAAAAGCCAAATCCACCTGGGAACGGGCCGAAGCGCTAATTAATATAGCGCATCCGGATTTTCGGGATGAATTAATTAAGCAGGCGGGGGAAATGAAGATTTGGCGTAGAAGCAACAAAATTAGTTAAAAAGGTTGTAGTAGGTGCTGAACAAAAAGGAGATTTCAAGGAAATTGAGTGAGTGAATCAGTAAACGTATTCTGAAGTTAATAATAAAGGGCTATGTAAGTAGGGTGGGGGCATTAAATTACTAACAAGTCTTTGCAAATTATTTATCAACAGGTTACATGACAGATACTACGAAAATATTAAAAAAAGCTGCCTAAAGTCTTATGAACTTCTAGGTAGCTTTTTCGCCGTTACTTATGGTACGGTTCACCGTATACTACCTAACAGCTAATTTTACTAGCTTCTTTAAAACAATCTCCTGTCGTTGTGGATTTGGACATAATCGGGCGCCAGCCGCAGTGCTTTGTCGTAAGCTGCTATCGCCTACCAATAGCAAGGAGCTAGCCGCAGCACCTCGTCGAAGGTCTTTATCGCCAGTTGGTAGCTCTCTGCTGCCTCCCCGCCGCGACAGCTCTACATACAGTTTGCCCAGATTATCCAGGACAAGGCCTCTCATGTTGTAGTAAAACGAATTATTTTGGTCAGTCTGCAGTTCAAATTAACAATAAAACAAGTAAAGGAGATCATCCAATCCCCGCTGTGTCTGGGTTTTTGCGTAAAATAGTTGATTAACTAGCTATTGATGCAGGGTATTTTCTAGCTAATAACGAATTTGCAGTCTATGGTGAAGGCTCTGATATTATTCCAGAATCACTTCAATCATTACCACTTTACATTCGAAATGGATATCATACATTGAGAAAAATTTCTTAGTTTCGATTTGCTTTTAGACAAAGAGTATGTGCACATTCTCTTGAACAGGTTTTTCCATTACCGAAATAGAGTTGGCAAGTAATACTGATAGGGCAAGCTGGGTTCGTCGAACGAAGAATATGGTTTTCAGGAGAATACGACATGAATTTATATCCATTTTTAAATTATGCTAGAACGGTTATAAATGAGAGCAATGTGGTTTTATAAAATTAAGCTATTTGTAAATGCCAGCTAATTTTATGCAGGAAAGCTGGTGTAAATAAGCGAATAACACAAGGTTTAGTAAACAGGCTTTTTCGGAGGAAAAGTAATGATTGAAAAAGAC from Desulfoscipio gibsoniae DSM 7213 encodes:
- a CDS encoding acyl-CoA dehydrogenase family protein; amino-acid sequence: MDFLLTEEQETMRRMARKFAEQEIMPVAQEYDEKNQFPYDLIPKLHETGLLTVGVPEEYDGPGLDTVGQAVVMEELSRGCAGVATTVAASCLLAADPVVIAGNHKQKERFFNVLNEGKLAAFCLTEPGAGSDVAALKTTAKLEGDEYVINGSKCFITNGGVADIFTVCASVDRSKGHKGLCFFIVEKDRPGVSVGKKENKLGIRSSSTTDVIFEDVRIPKENLLGKEGDGFKIAMKALDMSRPMVAALAVGVAQAAFEYASNYAKERVAFGKPIAALQGIQFMLAEMAMEIEAARLLIYKACWLRDAGMPYSAASSLAKGYAGDMAMKVTTDAVQILGGYGYIKEYPVEKYMRDAKIMQIYEGTSQVQRVVIAANVLK
- a CDS encoding acetyl-CoA hydrolase/transferase family protein; translation: MVSFTEIYKSKLVSSREAVSVIKSGDWVDYNSFNGRPISLDKALAQRKEELRDVKIRATCTTYGMPEVVKVDPEAQHFTYNNWHFGALDRKLQDHGVCWFIPVLYREVPAYYEIYLPVDVAMLQVAPMDEHGFFNFGIQVSHARAIVDKAKIVIVEVNENMPRALGGYNEAIHISEVNYIVEGDNPPMPQIPSPAATEEDRKIASYVMEEIEDGACIQLGIGAMPNVVGKMLAESDLKDLGAHTEMLVDAYVDMYEAGVLTGRNKNIDPYKIVYTFALGTQKLYDFINNNSRCATYSVDYTNHPNIIAKNDKVMSINNAVEVDLFGQVNAETSGIRQISGTGGQLDFVTGAFDSRGGKSFIALTSTYKDENGKKYSRIKPLLTTGSIVTDPRTSVEYMVTEYGKAILKAKSTWERAEALINIAHPDFRDELIKQAGEMKIWRRSNKIS